Proteins co-encoded in one Ooceraea biroi isolate clonal line C1 chromosome 9, Obir_v5.4, whole genome shotgun sequence genomic window:
- the LOC105279437 gene encoding proteasome assembly chaperone 2: MIKLTQDVNLENYTLILPSVAVGNVGQLSVDLLISNLNLQKIGQIFSTAFVPIVGANAYNEHSNELVTAIDIYAGTEKRIVVVQIRSPYVRGLAEFFKELAQFVAEKKIAKVIILASSYDHEKKEVQPQHLKLRYIASPTVRTESGKLFDDLSWIPHKPKIMPDTNAEGTLQIPGGGFAKSIFTFLSNANVPCAVLFKFCSEGDNIADAVALACYLNQWINVLETSSDNLKYPSSWKYLFGKPPPREIY; the protein is encoded by the exons ATGATTAAATTGACGCAGGATGTCAATTTGGAGAATTACACACTCATTTTGCCGTCGGTGGCGGTAGGGAACGTCGGACAACTGTCAGTTGATTTACTCATCTCAAACCTTAACCTGCAAAAGATCGGTCAAATATTCAGCACAGCGTTCGTGCCCATCGTCGGCGCGAACGCGTATAACGAGCATTCGAATGAACTCGTTACGGCGATCGATATCTATGCGGGAACCGAGAAACGCATTGTCGTCGTGCAGATCCGTTCGCCGTACGTGAGAGGACTGGCAGAGTTCTTCAAAGAACTGGCGCAATTTGTCGCTGAGAAAAAGATAGCCAAG GTAATAATTCTTGCGAGCAGCTACGATCATGAGAAGAAAGAAGTTCAACCGCAGCATCTTAAGCTGAGATACATCGCTTCTCCGACCGTACGTACCGAGAGCGGTAAACTTTTCGACGATCTCAGTTGGATTCCACACAAACCAAAAATCATGCCCGATACGAATGCTGAGGGGACACTGCAGATACCGGGTGGCGGTTTCGCCAAGAGCATCTTTACTTTTTTGTCCAATGCCAACGTTCCTTGTGCCGTTTTGTTCAAATTCTGTTCCGAGGGTGACAATATCGCAGATGCGGTGGCTCTCGCGTGCTACTTAAATCAGTGGATAAATGTACTAGAAACGAGTAGTGATAACTTGAAGTATCCGTCATCATGGAAATACTTGTTTGGAAAACCACCACCGCGCGAAATATATTGa
- the LOC105279438 gene encoding translocon-associated protein subunit delta, with the protein MNKIVLACALAGAISAAFAETCQKPEIAASSYVTQDATVLTSVAFTMQFVLKCSNGVKGISLYADVEGKTLPAVRLSAENKYQISWTEDIKKARSGDYYIKLYDEEKYAAVRKAIRNGEDPDSVNALAMVVLNSPGVYLGPWVNSEFLAAFLATLVSYTAFSAKYKLLA; encoded by the exons ATGAATAAGATTGTACTTGCGTGCGCGTTGGCCGGCGCAATTTCCGCGGCCTTCGCCGAGACCTGTCAGAAACCAGAGATCGCGGCTTCGTCGTATGTGACGCAGGATGCAACGGTTCTCACGAGTGTCGCCTTCACCATGCAATTCGTGTTGAAGTGCAGCAACGGCGTGAAGGGAATCAGCTTGTATGCCGATGTCGAGGGCAAAACGTTACCGGCAGTCAGGTTGAGCGCCGAGAACAAGTATCAG ATATCTTGGACAGAAGACATCAAGAAGGCAAGATCTGGcgattattacataaaactgTATGATGAGGAGAAGTATGCCGCTGTTCGTAAAGCAATAAGGAACGGAGAGGATCCCGACAGCGTGAATGCCTTGGCGATGGTCGTTCTGAACAGTCCTGGTGTATACCTTGGCCCGTGGGTAAACTCTGAATTCTTGGCCGCTTTCTTAGCTACTTTGGTATCCTACACGGCATTTTCGGCAAAGTACAAACTTCTAGCGTAA
- the LOC105279440 gene encoding general transcription factor IIF subunit 1: protein MNTTSKPSVAPSVQEFSIRVPKNSKKKHNVMRFNATLNVDFTKWSQVKMERENNMKEYKGLEEEMPKFGAGSEFGRDAREEARRKKYGITSRKYKPEDQPWILKSGGKTGKKFKGIREGGISENAAYYVFTHAADGAIEAFPLHEWYNFQPIQRYKALSAEEAEQEFSRRNRVMNYFSLMLRKRLRNDEDGADDEDLVEGGKSKRPGKKEKELKISEMDEWMDSDDDESDSDEEEKKGGSEDEDDKKEKKKKSKVQLQKKKKKKNASDDEAFEESDDGDEEGRECDYISDSSDSEMEAEEQQKEIKSVAEEDALRKLLASDEEEDDEEETDKKEGEEDKDEDDEGKEKDDKDKDKLGKEADKRKEKKKKKKAKKKDQKKSASGKDSSSDFSSDSESDSDTTLREKDNKKSNSAHSSRSATPTPAAGVSDSLKKKRSGSPDLSQAKKLKLDNFNLVPVTSYIPGASESGITEDAVRRYLMRKPMTTTELLQKFKSKKTGLTSEQLVNIMTQILKKINPTKQTIKNKMYLSIKAQSN from the exons ATGAATACAACTTCAAAG CCTTCAGTCGCACCGTCTGTGCAGGAATTTAGTATTAGAGTTCCAAA AAACAGCAAGAAGAAGCACAACGTCATGAGATTTAACGCAACGTTAAATGTAGATTTCACAAAGTGGTCGCAAGTGAAAATGGAGCGAGAAAACAACATGAAGGAGTACAAAGGTCTGGAAGAGGAGATGCCAAAATTTGGCGCAGGATCCGAGTTTGGGCGAGACGCCAGAGAGGAggcgagaagaaagaaatatggCATTACTAGTAGGAAGTACAAGCCTGAGGATCAACCGTGGATCTTGAAGTCGGGAGGAAAGACTGGAAAGAAATTCAAGGGCATACGAGAGGGAGGAATAAGTGAAAACGCAGCGTATTACGTATTTACTCATGCTGCCGATGGTGCTATAGAGGCTTTCCCCTTGCACGAATG GTATAATTTCCAGCCAATTCAGAGGTACAAAGCCCTCAGTGCTGAAGAGGCAGAGCAGGAGTTTAGCCGTAGGAACAGAGTGATGAATTATTTCTCATTGATGTTACGCAAGAGATTAAGGAACGATGAAGATGGTGCGGATGACGAGGATTTAGTGGAAGGTGGTAAAAGCAAGAGGCCAggtaagaaagaaaaggaactAAAAATATCAGAGATGGACGAGTGGATGGATAGCGATGATGATGAATCGGACAGCGatgaggaagaaaagaaaggaggaTCTGAAGATGAAGatgacaaaaaagaaaagaaaaagaaaagcaaag ttcagttgcaaaaaaagaaaaagaagaaaaatgccTCAGACGACGAGGCGTTTGAAGAGAGCGATGACGGTGACGAGGAGGGCAGAGAGTGCGATTATATTTCTGATTCCTCCGACTCGGAGATGGAAGCGGAAGAACAGCAAAAGGAAATCAAGTCTGTCGCAGAGGAGGATGCGCTGAGAAAACTACTCGCGTCtgacgaagaagaagacgacgaggaAGAAACAGATAAGAAGGAGGGCGAGGAAGAcaaagacgaagacgacgagggAAAAGAGAAGGATGATAAG GATAAAGACAAACTCGGTAAAGAAGCGGataagaggaaagagaagaagaagaagaagaaagctaAAAAGAAGGATCAAAAGAAGTCGGCATCGGGGAAAGATTCCTCCAGCGATTTCTCCAGCGATTCAGAGTCGGATTCGGACACGACGCTGAGAGAGAAGGATAACAAGAAGTCTAATAGCGCGCACAGTTCGAGATCCGCGACGCCGACACCGGCAGCGGGGGTTTCGGACTCCCTCAAAAAGAAGCGGTCCGGATCCCCGGATTTGTCGCAAGCGAAGAAACTAAAGCTGGATAACTTCAATTTGGTTCCGGTAACGTCGTACATACCGGGAGCAAG CGAATCGGGAATCACGGAGGATGCGGTGAGGCGTTATCTGATGCGCAAGCCTATGACAACAACAGAGCTGTTGCAAAAGTTCAAATCTAAAAAAACCGGCCTCACGTCCGAGCAGCTCGTCAATATTATGACTCAGATACTGAAGAAGATAAACCCAACTAAACAGactataaaaaacaaaatgtacCTATCAATCAAAGCACAGTCCAATTAA